One window of Dyadobacter sandarakinus genomic DNA carries:
- a CDS encoding phytanoyl-CoA dioxygenase family protein produces the protein MSTLQEQFNNDGYVLLRGFLDQEVIENIYRDARKIFAAQIKRVTGKVVDIDDRDVFENAMFEFFEKDFEAFVNTGKTVQHAFSLHRLGVDPKIENLLKEVGLTNPIIGARAAMQFNSRFLSKDGSKHWKLDAHQDWRTGQGSLDSAVIWFPMVDAGADLGALQVIPGSHKAGLQESSASGYQGGITNSIEEDKFVQTEFKVGDMLIFSAFLIHQSGNNITRNIRWSVQLRYNNLDEPTFIERGYPMAYIYKPETELVTPNFPSVEQLKEVFS, from the coding sequence ATGAGTACACTTCAGGAACAATTCAATAATGACGGTTACGTACTGCTGCGCGGTTTTCTCGATCAGGAGGTAATTGAAAATATATACCGCGATGCACGGAAAATCTTTGCAGCGCAAATCAAACGGGTGACCGGCAAGGTGGTGGACATCGACGATCGCGATGTTTTTGAAAATGCCATGTTCGAATTCTTTGAAAAAGACTTTGAAGCTTTTGTGAACACAGGCAAAACGGTACAGCACGCTTTTTCGCTGCACCGGCTCGGGGTTGATCCCAAAATCGAAAACCTGCTAAAAGAAGTAGGGCTTACCAACCCGATTATAGGTGCCCGGGCTGCAATGCAGTTTAACAGCCGCTTTTTATCCAAAGATGGCAGCAAGCACTGGAAGCTGGATGCGCATCAGGACTGGCGTACCGGGCAGGGATCACTGGATAGTGCCGTGATCTGGTTCCCGATGGTAGATGCTGGTGCCGACCTGGGTGCATTACAGGTAATTCCCGGAAGTCATAAGGCAGGCTTGCAGGAGTCGTCGGCCTCCGGTTATCAGGGTGGTATTACAAACTCGATTGAGGAAGACAAGTTTGTGCAGACGGAGTTTAAGGTGGGTGACATGCTTATTTTTTCCGCTTTTCTTATCCACCAGTCAGGCAATAATATCACGCGTAACATCCGGTGGTCGGTACAGTTGCGGTATAACAATCTCGACGAGCCTACATTTATTGAGCGCGGTTACCCGATGGCTTACATTTACAAGCCCGAAACGGAATTGGTTACACCCAACTTTCCAAGTGTGGAGCAGCTGAAAGAAGTGTTCAGCTGA